A single Lolium perenne isolate Kyuss_39 chromosome 6, Kyuss_2.0, whole genome shotgun sequence DNA region contains:
- the LOC127309351 gene encoding RING-H2 finger protein ATL80-like: MARVPVAVLFLITGVMLMLVLHILVIAWAIRRGHALRRSTSSSQDEEEHAEAAGLTADELGELPCQDFKAAAAATPGRECAVCLEAFLAGDRCRVLPGCGHAFHAPCVDSWLRKSRQCPVCRAEVAGCGKPAGAVVDEPASSESVAEILGGADR; this comes from the coding sequence ATGGCACGAGTGCCGGTCGCCGTGCTCTTCCTCATCACCGGCGTCATGCTCATGCTTGTGCTGCACATCCTCGTGATCGCCTGGGCGATCAGGCGGGGCCACGCGCTGCGGCGCAGCACGTCGTCGTCACAGGACGAGGAGGAGCACGCGGAAGCAGCGGGTCTGACGGCCGATGAGCTCGGCGAGCTGCCATGCCAGGATTTCAAGGCCGCCGCGGCAGCGACGCCCGGCCGCGAGTGCGCGGTCTGCCTGGAGGCGTTCCTGGCTGGCGACCGGTGCCGCGTGCTGCCGGGATGTGGGCACGCGTTCCACGCGCCGTGCGTGGATTCGTGGCTTCGCAAGAGCCGCCAGTGCCCGGTCTGCCGCGCCGAGGTGGCTGGCTGCGGGAAGCCGGCCGGCGCGGTGGTTGATGAACCCGCCAGCTCGGAGAGCGTTGCTGAAATACTGGGAGGAGCAGATCGCTAG